The Corallococcus exiguus genome includes a window with the following:
- a CDS encoding response regulator, translated as MTNAPSREEATHAPRILVAEDDDAMRAMLVRTLARAGYTVVEVEDGFELGDYVAMMQGHGGTLAPPDLIVSDVRMPGRTGLEALGRLRAQGIACPVLLLSAFADEETHAEALRLGARQLLDKPVDLDVLKEAVRDAVAHP; from the coding sequence ATGACGAACGCACCTTCGCGAGAAGAAGCAACGCACGCCCCGCGCATCCTGGTGGCCGAGGACGACGACGCGATGCGCGCGATGCTCGTGCGCACGTTGGCGCGCGCGGGCTACACGGTGGTGGAGGTGGAGGACGGCTTCGAGCTGGGTGATTACGTGGCGATGATGCAGGGCCACGGTGGGACGCTCGCTCCGCCGGACCTCATCGTCAGCGACGTGCGCATGCCGGGGCGCACCGGCCTGGAGGCGCTCGGGAGGTTGCGCGCGCAGGGCATCGCGTGCCCGGTGCTGCTGCTCAGCGCCTTCGCCGACGAGGAGACGCACGCGGAGGCCCTGCGGCTGGGCGCCCGACAGTTGTTGGACAAGCCGGTGGACCTGGACGTGCTGAAAGAGGCGGTGCGCGACGCGGTGGCGCACCCCTGA
- the dctA gene encoding C4-dicarboxylate transporter DctA, with amino-acid sequence MSADTAGHSKSSRLYLWVLAAIFAGGLLGHFAPSTAVKLKPLGDAFIALVKMLISPVIFLTVVLGVANVADMKKVGRVGGKALLYFEVISTFALIIGALVVTVLKPGSGFNVDPRTLDASAVARFAQQAHDQSTLGFLLHIIPRTFVDAFTGEGDLLQVLLLALLFGFSLTAIGATAKPVVVLFEALSKAFFHMIGTVMKLAPIGAGASMAFTLGAYGVTSLGPLLRLMGCFYLACVLFVVVVLGLVARVTGFSILKFLRYIRAELFLVLGTSSSESALVPLMQKLERLGCSKSVVGLVVPSGYSFNLDGTNIYLTMAALFVAQALNVDLTFTQTATLLGVAMLTSKGASGVTGAGFITLAATLAVVPSVPVAGLALILGIDRFMSEARALTNFIGNGVASIVVSRWENELDRERLHAELNGVSTPEAPPADAGTTA; translated from the coding sequence ATGAGCGCCGATACCGCTGGCCACTCGAAGTCCTCCCGCCTCTACCTCTGGGTGCTGGCCGCCATCTTCGCGGGGGGCCTGTTGGGCCACTTCGCGCCGTCCACGGCGGTGAAGCTCAAGCCCTTGGGCGACGCGTTCATCGCGCTGGTGAAGATGCTCATCTCCCCGGTCATCTTCCTGACCGTGGTGCTGGGCGTGGCCAACGTGGCGGACATGAAGAAGGTCGGCCGGGTGGGCGGCAAGGCGCTGCTCTACTTCGAGGTCATCTCCACGTTCGCGCTCATCATCGGCGCGCTGGTGGTGACGGTGCTCAAGCCCGGCTCCGGCTTCAACGTGGACCCGCGCACGCTGGACGCGAGCGCCGTGGCCCGCTTCGCCCAGCAGGCGCATGACCAGTCCACCCTGGGCTTCCTCCTGCACATCATCCCGCGCACCTTCGTGGACGCCTTCACCGGCGAGGGAGACCTGCTCCAGGTGCTGCTCCTGGCGCTGCTGTTCGGCTTCTCGCTCACGGCCATTGGCGCGACGGCGAAGCCCGTGGTCGTCCTCTTCGAGGCGCTCTCCAAGGCCTTCTTCCACATGATTGGCACGGTGATGAAGCTGGCGCCCATTGGCGCGGGCGCGTCCATGGCCTTCACCCTGGGCGCCTACGGCGTCACCAGCCTGGGCCCGTTGTTGCGCCTCATGGGGTGCTTCTATCTGGCGTGCGTGCTCTTCGTCGTCGTCGTGCTGGGGCTCGTCGCGCGGGTGACGGGCTTCTCCATCCTGAAGTTCCTGCGCTACATCCGCGCGGAGCTGTTCCTGGTGCTGGGCACGTCGTCGTCCGAGTCCGCGCTGGTGCCGCTGATGCAGAAGCTGGAGCGGCTGGGCTGCTCCAAGTCCGTGGTGGGGCTGGTGGTGCCCAGCGGCTACTCGTTCAACCTGGACGGCACCAACATCTACCTCACCATGGCGGCGCTGTTCGTGGCCCAGGCGCTCAACGTGGACCTCACGTTCACGCAGACGGCCACGCTGCTGGGCGTGGCGATGCTCACGTCCAAGGGCGCGTCCGGCGTGACGGGCGCGGGCTTCATCACCCTGGCCGCCACGCTGGCGGTGGTGCCGTCCGTGCCGGTGGCGGGACTGGCGCTCATCCTGGGCATCGACCGGTTCATGAGCGAGGCGCGCGCGCTCACCAACTTCATTGGCAACGGCGTGGCCAGCATCGTCGTGTCCCGCTGGGAGAACGAGCTGGACCGCGAACGGCTGCACGCGGAGCTCAACGGCGTATCCACTCCCGAGGCCCCGCCCGCCGACGCAGGGACGACTGCCTGA